In Desulfovibrio sp. 86, the following proteins share a genomic window:
- the aroL gene encoding shikimate kinase AroL: MPLIFLVGPRACGKTTIGRLLAQRLALPFIDTDHYLLEQAGRTVAEIVEAEGWPGFRKRESDALRAVTAIHPQGAVIATGGGMVLDEQNRIFMREQGHVFYLSAPVEALAARLSSNPLTAQRPSLTGADIRDEVRQVLHERLPLYHATAHHHLDASLPPRRITSLVVDFLNSLSAQDAENGSCCAAMPCREADPRREAVSCSEAMSGPEAMPCRAAVSNHGAAVDAETKDVAAAGPARQPAQHGADPDRE; the protein is encoded by the coding sequence ATGCCTCTCATATTCCTTGTGGGCCCACGAGCCTGCGGCAAAACGACCATTGGCCGCCTGCTGGCGCAACGCCTCGCGCTGCCCTTCATCGACACCGACCACTATCTTCTTGAACAGGCGGGCCGCACCGTGGCCGAGATTGTGGAAGCTGAGGGCTGGCCCGGCTTTCGCAAGCGCGAAAGCGATGCGTTGCGGGCTGTGACGGCCATCCATCCCCAGGGAGCCGTTATCGCCACAGGCGGCGGCATGGTGCTGGACGAGCAGAATCGCATTTTCATGCGCGAACAGGGGCATGTCTTCTATTTGTCCGCACCAGTGGAGGCGCTGGCGGCGCGGCTTTCCAGCAATCCCCTGACAGCGCAGCGTCCGTCCCTCACTGGCGCGGACATCAGGGACGAAGTACGGCAGGTGCTGCACGAGCGGCTGCCGCTCTATCATGCAACCGCGCATCACCATCTGGACGCCAGCCTGCCCCCGCGCCGCATAACCTCACTGGTCGTGGATTTTCTGAACAGCCTTTCCGCGCAGGATGCGGAGAACGGATCTTGCTGCGCAGCCATGCCGTGCCGCGAAGCTGACCCGCGCCGCGAAGCTGTATCCTGCTCCGAAGCCATGTCGGGTCCCGAAGCCATGCCGTGCCGCGCAGCCGTGTCGAATCACGGAGCCGCCGTGGATGCGGAAACCAAAGATGTCGCCGCAGCAGGCCCCGCGCGTCAACCCGCCCAACACGGGGCCGACCCTGACCGTGAATAG
- a CDS encoding OmpA/MotB family protein, with translation MGGGAWKVAYADFVTAMMAFFLLLWVLSMVPPETRAGLAAYFSGDRNFDSSSTSPISNNPFIQNTDKIDARDIKISEVEKSHYAIAQKIKQMLMADAIPQSSSGISADDVGVQLRVNSDIMFKPGSVDLLPDGERVLTAVLDLMEEYNLYLVVRGHADSAETAPPFTSAWELSGARAASMVNYLAQHGVKATRMRAVSYGDTRPLKPGIDEQSRAMNRRVEFFFHRPEVMSYSVVY, from the coding sequence ATGGGCGGCGGCGCATGGAAAGTCGCGTATGCCGACTTTGTAACGGCCATGATGGCCTTTTTTCTCCTGCTCTGGGTTCTCAGCATGGTGCCGCCCGAAACTCGGGCGGGTCTGGCCGCCTATTTCAGCGGCGACCGTAACTTTGACTCCAGTTCCACTTCGCCCATCTCCAACAATCCCTTCATCCAGAATACGGACAAAATCGACGCGCGCGACATCAAGATATCTGAAGTCGAAAAGTCCCATTACGCCATTGCCCAGAAAATCAAGCAGATGCTTATGGCCGACGCCATACCCCAGAGCTCTTCGGGCATCAGCGCCGACGACGTGGGCGTTCAGTTGCGCGTCAACTCCGACATCATGTTCAAGCCCGGCAGCGTCGATCTGCTGCCCGACGGCGAAAGAGTGCTGACCGCCGTGCTTGACCTCATGGAAGAATACAATCTCTATCTCGTGGTGCGCGGCCATGCCGATTCGGCCGAAACGGCCCCGCCTTTCACGTCCGCCTGGGAACTGTCCGGAGCGCGCGCCGCATCCATGGTCAACTATCTGGCGCAGCACGGCGTCAAGGCCACGCGCATGCGCGCCGTCAGTTATGGCGACACCCGCCCCCTCAAGCCCGGCATCGACGAGCAGAGCCGCGCCATGAACCGCCGCGTGGAGTTTTTCTTCCACAGGCCGGAAGTCATGTCCTACAGCGTGGTGTATTAG
- the motA gene encoding flagellar motor stator protein MotA, whose product MYLLIGLGIVAASVFTGYTLAHGEWAILFQPAEFIIILGCGLGAFFGSQTKYTFGLILKSMKHLFADPGSSKGRYLETLALLYTLFSKMHREGVISIESDVEKPESSPIFSKYPNVSKDTKIVNFIGDTLRVYLTTGDPADIDSLMDVDIATMREEGTLPAHAVGHMAESLPGMGIVACVLGVVLAMGKINEPPEVLGHYIGAALVGTFFGILCCYGLFGPMGSKLENYVAEEHFYYHSIKEAVAAAIRGSTPLIAVEYGRRAIPYPFRPTFAEMEDRLKSG is encoded by the coding sequence ATGTATTTATTAATAGGTCTTGGCATCGTTGCGGCTTCGGTGTTTACGGGATACACCCTGGCCCACGGTGAATGGGCCATCCTCTTTCAGCCCGCGGAATTTATCATTATTCTCGGCTGCGGCCTGGGAGCCTTTTTTGGTTCGCAGACCAAGTATACCTTCGGGCTCATTCTCAAGAGCATGAAGCACCTTTTCGCCGACCCCGGGTCCAGCAAAGGACGCTATCTTGAAACGCTGGCCCTCTTGTATACGCTCTTTTCCAAGATGCACCGCGAAGGCGTCATCAGCATTGAAAGCGATGTGGAAAAACCCGAATCCAGCCCCATTTTCAGCAAATATCCCAACGTGTCCAAGGACACAAAGATCGTCAACTTTATCGGCGACACCCTGCGCGTCTATCTGACCACGGGCGACCCGGCCGACATCGACAGCCTCATGGACGTGGACATCGCCACCATGCGCGAAGAAGGCACCCTGCCCGCCCATGCCGTTGGGCACATGGCCGAATCGCTGCCCGGCATGGGTATCGTGGCCTGCGTGCTCGGCGTGGTGCTCGCCATGGGCAAGATCAACGAGCCGCCGGAAGTTCTCGGCCACTACATCGGCGCGGCCCTTGTCGGCACATTCTTTGGTATTCTCTGCTGCTACGGCCTGTTCGGCCCCATGGGCTCCAAGCTCGAAAACTACGTGGCTGAAGAACATTTTTACTATCATTCCATCAAGGAAGCCGTGGCGGCGGCCATTCGCGGGTCCACGCCCCTTATCGCCGTGGAATACGGGCGCAGGGCCATCCCCTATCCCTTCCGCCCCACCTTTGCTGAAATGGAAGACAGACTGAAGAGCGGCTAG